The genomic region ACCATTCTGCATCCCCTGTCCCAATGGCTCGTCCCCGGAACCACCGCCAATCTGCTCGCTCCGGTGGTGGTCTTTCTGCTCGAAAGGAACACCCGATGAGACCCCTTGTGGAACCAATCCTCTCCGACGAACTGATCCAGGGCCGCATCGACGCCCTGGCCCAGGAGATGGCCCCGGCGCTGCGGGACGACGTGGTCATGGTCACCTTGATGACCGGAGCGTTCCTGTTCGGGGCGGATCTGGCCCGCGCCCTCTCCCGGATCGGACGCCCCCTGACCCTCGATTTCATGGTGCTGTCGTCGTATGGCGCCGGAACGGAAACTTCCGGCCAGATCAACACCCGTCTGGATGTGCGGGAAAATCTCTCCGGTCGTCAGGTGCTGCTGGTGGATGACATCCTCGACAGCGGTCACACCCTGCAAATGGCCATCGCCCACCTCAAGGGAAAAGGGGCCGACTCCATCCTCACCTGCGTGCTGCTGGACAAACCCGCCCGTCGCCGGGTGCCGGTCCAGGCCGACTTCGTGGGCTTCGAGATTCCGAATGTGTTCGTGGTGGGTTTCGGCATCGATTACAACCAGATGTTCCGGGAGTTGCCCTACGTGGGCCATGTGCGCACCCCATGAGCAAACCCATCGTCTGCCGCGCCCTGCTGTTCGATCTGGACGGCACTCTGGTGGATTCCGCTCCGGACCTGTGGCGAGCCATGAACCATGTCCTGGCCCTGCGGCAACACCCTCCCCTGCCCCTGGAGCGGGTACGCCATCTGGTGGGCCACGGCGCCCGCGCCCTGCTGGCCCGGGGACTGTTCGACGAAAACACCGACCCTCCCGCCGACGATCCCCTCTTCGAGCAGGCGGTCACCGCCTTTCTGGATTACTACCGGGATCATCTCACCGATCACTCCCGCCCGTTTCCCGCGGTGATCCCGGTGCTCCAATCCCTGGCTGACCAGGGTTACGCCATGGCGGTGGTCACCAACAAGCCGGAACACCTCGCCCGGGCCATGCTGGAACAACTGGATCTGGACCGATTCTTCTCCGTGGTCATCGGCGGCGAGACCCTGCCCCGACGCAAACCCGATCCCCTGCCGATACAACACGCCCTGGCGCAACTCGACATTCCGGCCACGCTCGGGGTGATGATCGGCGATTCGGAAACCGATCTCCAGGCCGCCCGCAACGCCCAGATCCCGGTCATTCTGTACGCCCATGGCTACAACCGTGGGCAGCACGTACGCGCACTCCATCCGGACCGCGTCATGGACCACTTCGGCCAACTGCCGGAGTTTCTTCATTTATCCAGGGAAACAAGGATTGGATCACCATGTCACAACTGAAACTCGGCATCCCCAAGGGAAGCCTGGAACAAGCCACCATCGAACTGTTCTCCCAGGCGGGCTGGCGCATTTCCCCCAGTTCACGCAACTATTTTCCCAGCATCGATGATCCGGAGATCGTCTGCTCGCTGGTCCGTCCCCAGGAGATGGCCCGCTACGTAGCCGACGGCACCTTGGACATGGGCCTGACCGGCCTGGACTGGATCCTCGAATGGGAGTGCGAAGATAAAGTCGCGCAAATCGGCGCCCTGGAATACTCCAAAAGCTCCAACCGTCCCTGTCGCTGGGTGCTGGTGACCCGTCAGGACTCCCCGATCCAAACCCTTGCGGATCTCCAGGGCAAACGGGTGGCCACGGAACTGGAACAGTTCACCCGTCGTCATCTGTCCCAGTTGGGCATTCAGGCCGAAGTGATCTTCTCCTGGGGAGCCACGGAGGCCAAAGTGGTGGAAGGACTGGTGGACGCGGCGGTGGAGATCACCGAAACCGGTTCCACCATCAAGGCCCACGGCCTGCGCATCGTGGCGGATCTACTGGAAACCCGCACCATGATCATCGCCAATCACGACGCGGTGCGGGATGCGTGGAAAAAAAACAAGATCGATCAGATCACCCTGCTGTTGAACGCCGCCCTGACCGCCCGTCACAAGGCGATCCTCAAAATGAACGTCCCGGTGGCCCGTTCCGCCGAGGTGCTGGCCCTGTTGCCCAGCCTGCAATCCCCGACCATCAACACCTTGTCCGATCCGGCTTGGCAGGCGGTGGAGACCGTGGTGGACCGCTCCGAGGTTCGCGACCTGATTTGGCGATTGAAACAGGCCGGAGCCGTCGGCATCCTGGAATTTGACCTCAAGAAAGTGGTATGATGGATCCGACTGTTCCATTCCACACCCAACCGAGGAGTTACTGCATGCCGCTTACCGAGACGTGGACCGGTGATCTTCCCTGGATGGCCCTGCTTCTGGGGCTGACAAGCATGGTGACACTCTTGCTGGTCGCCCTTTTTCCGGCCGCCCGTCCGGTGCGTGCCCTTGTTCCAATCCCGGTCCGCTCCCGCGAGGGGCAACAACGCGCAGCCATGGTCCACAACCAACGCCGGCGCCTGTTCAACGACTGACGCACATCAGGTCAAGCCTGACATTTTAAATTTTGAAAGGGGTTTAAATCATGGAAGTGAAAATTGAAGGACGCCAGGTTGACATCGGAGACGAGTTGCGGGATCGCATCCAAAAGCAGTTCGACAACCTCGATCAACGCTTCGGACCCTTGACCCACGGTCGCATCTCCGTGGAACGCAAGGCCCACAACAACGAGCAACGCGCCTCGGTCAAAACCGTGGTCAACGTGGCGGGCAAAACCATCTCCGCCGCCAAAGAGGCCTCCACGGTGATCGGAGCGGTCAACGAGACCCTCGATACCCTCACCGAAGAACTGCTGACCCACGCGGAAAAAAGCAAAAAGAGTCACCGGTAACGGCTGCTCCTCGACCCTGCCTGGCGAGCAATCTGATCAGGCGGGGTCGAAACGCTCCTTGCCGGATTTCCGGCCCGTTCCACCCCCCGCACCACATCCCCCACCCAATCCGCTTGACGCGCCACTCTGTTTGTTTCCGACCGGATCCCACGGACCTCCAGGCCAATCATGGCCAACCTCTATCCTCAAAGCGTCGGATGGCTCAACACGATCGCCTCGTCCCGCGCCCACTCCTGCAACAGCACCAGACAGGTATCGAAATCATAATCCATCAACGCCTTGCGCATGGCCCCGATCCGCTCCTTGCGGACCATGCCCGGCGCCAAAGGCAGCATCTGCTCCACCACCGTATCCACAGAGGAGTCGAACGCGCACAACAAGGACTCGACCTGCCGCATCAAAGGCGCCAAACCCGC from Magnetococcales bacterium harbors:
- a CDS encoding ATP phosphoribosyltransferase encodes the protein MSQLKLGIPKGSLEQATIELFSQAGWRISPSSRNYFPSIDDPEIVCSLVRPQEMARYVADGTLDMGLTGLDWILEWECEDKVAQIGALEYSKSSNRPCRWVLVTRQDSPIQTLADLQGKRVATELEQFTRRHLSQLGIQAEVIFSWGATEAKVVEGLVDAAVEITETGSTIKAHGLRIVADLLETRTMIIANHDAVRDAWKKNKIDQITLLLNAALTARHKAILKMNVPVARSAEVLALLPSLQSPTINTLSDPAWQAVETVVDRSEVRDLIWRLKQAGAVGILEFDLKKVV
- a CDS encoding phosphoglycolate phosphatase yields the protein MSKPIVCRALLFDLDGTLVDSAPDLWRAMNHVLALRQHPPLPLERVRHLVGHGARALLARGLFDENTDPPADDPLFEQAVTAFLDYYRDHLTDHSRPFPAVIPVLQSLADQGYAMAVVTNKPEHLARAMLEQLDLDRFFSVVIGGETLPRRKPDPLPIQHALAQLDIPATLGVMIGDSETDLQAARNAQIPVILYAHGYNRGQHVRALHPDRVMDHFGQLPEFLHLSRETRIGSPCHN
- the hpt gene encoding hypoxanthine phosphoribosyltransferase, producing the protein MRPLVEPILSDELIQGRIDALAQEMAPALRDDVVMVTLMTGAFLFGADLARALSRIGRPLTLDFMVLSSYGAGTETSGQINTRLDVRENLSGRQVLLVDDILDSGHTLQMAIAHLKGKGADSILTCVLLDKPARRRVPVQADFVGFEIPNVFVVGFGIDYNQMFRELPYVGHVRTP
- the raiA gene encoding ribosome-associated translation inhibitor RaiA encodes the protein MEVKIEGRQVDIGDELRDRIQKQFDNLDQRFGPLTHGRISVERKAHNNEQRASVKTVVNVAGKTISAAKEASTVIGAVNETLDTLTEELLTHAEKSKKSHR